In Streptomyces sp. SN-593, a single genomic region encodes these proteins:
- a CDS encoding amidohydrolase family protein, whose translation MSEPGFRAGFAELARRGLSFDAWVYHHQLPGLRDLCRSRPEVPVVVDHLGGPLAVGPYAGRRESVRAAWRAALTDLARVPSVHVKLGGIGFPLMIEPSAVVARRGPEARRALAADGLDPDAVPPTSGELAAHWAEDVRWVIELFGVDRCMFESNFPVDRVTCSYRVLWNTYKRIVADASADEKAALFRGTARAVYRIPVPPPAPPAHPSPWRP comes from the coding sequence GTGAGCGAGCCGGGCTTCCGGGCCGGGTTCGCCGAACTCGCCCGTAGGGGCCTGTCGTTCGACGCCTGGGTGTACCACCACCAGTTGCCCGGGCTGCGCGACCTGTGCCGGAGCCGGCCCGAGGTCCCGGTGGTCGTCGACCACCTGGGCGGCCCTCTCGCGGTCGGCCCCTACGCCGGCCGCCGGGAGTCGGTGCGCGCGGCCTGGCGCGCCGCGCTGACCGACCTCGCACGCGTGCCCAGCGTCCACGTCAAGCTGGGCGGCATCGGCTTCCCGCTGATGATCGAGCCCTCGGCCGTCGTCGCCCGGCGCGGCCCCGAGGCGCGCCGGGCCCTGGCCGCCGACGGCCTGGACCCCGACGCCGTCCCGCCCACCTCCGGGGAACTGGCCGCCCACTGGGCCGAGGACGTCCGCTGGGTGATCGAGCTGTTCGGCGTCGACCGCTGCATGTTCGAGAGCAACTTCCCGGTGGACCGGGTGACGTGCTCCTACCGGGTCCTGTGGAACACCTACAAGCGCATCGTGGCGGACGCGAGCGCCGACGAGAAGGCGGCCCTGTTCCGCGGGACGGCGCGCGCGGTGTACCGGATCCCCGTCCCGCCCCCCGCCCCGCCCGCCCACCCGTCACCGTGGAGGCCCTGA
- a CDS encoding YoaK family protein, with protein sequence MHSSKVSEPSGPTSRGGAGSETGATTGTGSASGATTSSSTGTGTGKIPLVGLLAFASGCVDVVSLIALGGAFTSVVTGNLIFVGRAIGTGTATPAVHAVLAVAGYVLGVAAGSRLGHGFAHWGPSGEWPGRATVVLAAECAVLAAVNAAWFAYHGRPPARATDVLLVGAALALGAQGAALRSVAGTPSTTFMTGALTTLVEALFTGRRRHVDPAAVVGLPALVGGAVCGAVLAEHVRGLALLPPLLAVLAVVVFRLRRHPAELREAHGTSGS encoded by the coding sequence GTGCACAGCAGCAAAGTCTCCGAACCCTCCGGGCCGACGTCGCGAGGGGGCGCCGGCAGCGAGACCGGCGCCACCACCGGCACCGGTTCCGCCTCCGGCGCCACCACCAGTTCCAGCACCGGCACCGGCACCGGCAAGATCCCGCTCGTGGGCCTGCTGGCCTTCGCCAGCGGGTGCGTCGACGTCGTCAGCCTCATCGCGCTGGGCGGCGCGTTCACCAGTGTCGTCACCGGGAACCTGATCTTCGTCGGCCGCGCGATCGGCACCGGCACGGCCACCCCCGCCGTGCACGCCGTGCTGGCCGTGGCCGGCTACGTCCTGGGGGTCGCCGCGGGAAGCCGGCTGGGGCACGGGTTCGCCCACTGGGGCCCGTCGGGCGAGTGGCCCGGGCGGGCGACCGTCGTGCTCGCCGCCGAGTGCGCGGTGCTGGCGGCGGTCAACGCGGCCTGGTTCGCCTACCACGGGCGGCCTCCGGCCCGGGCCACGGACGTGCTCCTGGTCGGCGCGGCCCTGGCGCTGGGCGCTCAGGGCGCGGCCCTGCGCTCCGTTGCCGGCACCCCCTCGACCACCTTCATGACGGGCGCGCTCACCACCCTGGTCGAGGCGCTCTTCACCGGCCGCCGGCGGCATGTGGACCCGGCCGCGGTGGTCGGCCTGCCCGCCCTGGTCGGAGGGGCCGTGTGCGGCGCCGTCCTGGCGGAACACGTGCGCGGGCTCGCCCTGTTGCCTCCGCTCCTGGCCGTCCTCGCCGTGGTCGTCTTCCGGCTGCGCCGCCACCCCGCCGAACTGCGCGAGGCCCACGGCACCAGCGGGTCCTGA
- a CDS encoding GntR family transcriptional regulator has translation MTTRMPGPDPGSTAPAAFGALPPGPDRVTDYVFDLIRTAIIDKSLPPGSAVVESDLATRLNVSKTPVRESMIRLKELGLLETVGRRLRVVTPSPQRIREAYEFRVCLEPQCAQLAAERASPEQAADLLSGAERGVVVADTRGTLGFYDAGYEFHRRVAAASGNSLLGGAVRRSHLYTLTLTRRDTHGPIDQPGHADDHLAIAQAIGEGDGGRAFDLMERHLQSLLVSALERIGDE, from the coding sequence ATGACTACCCGTATGCCGGGACCGGACCCGGGGAGCACGGCCCCAGCGGCGTTCGGCGCCCTGCCTCCCGGCCCGGACAGAGTGACCGACTACGTCTTCGACCTGATCCGGACCGCGATCATCGACAAGTCCCTCCCCCCGGGGAGCGCCGTCGTGGAGAGCGACCTGGCCACCCGGCTCAACGTCAGCAAGACCCCGGTGCGCGAGTCGATGATCCGGCTCAAGGAACTGGGGCTGCTGGAGACGGTCGGGCGCCGCCTGCGGGTGGTGACGCCGTCGCCGCAGCGGATCAGGGAGGCGTACGAGTTCCGGGTCTGCCTCGAACCGCAGTGCGCCCAACTCGCGGCGGAGCGCGCCTCGCCGGAGCAGGCCGCCGACCTGCTCTCCGGGGCCGAGCGGGGCGTCGTCGTGGCGGACACCCGCGGCACGCTCGGCTTCTACGACGCCGGGTACGAGTTCCACCGGCGGGTGGCCGCCGCCTCCGGCAACAGCCTGCTCGGCGGCGCCGTGCGCCGCAGCCACCTCTACACCCTGACGCTCACCCGTCGGGACACCCACGGGCCGATAGACCAGCCCGGACACGCCGACGACCACCTGGCCATCGCGCAGGCGATCGGCGAGGGCGACGGCGGGCGGGCCTTCGACCTGATGGAGCGGCACCTGCAGTCCCTGCTCGTCTCCGCCCTGGAGCGGATCGGGGACGAGTGA
- a CDS encoding TetR/AcrR family transcriptional regulator, translating into MSSPDADRPPAERGATPAAGDARRRSAVLDAALPTFARFGYRKTSMEEVARAAHISRPGLYFLFSSKEALFRAAVTQLLERDLAAVERILADNGRPLPERLVGAFDQWAGRYVGPLARDVRDVVDAHPDLLGDIARTAPRRFEDLLTDALAAGPDRDAAPDVARTMISASIGLKHQASSREFFVARMRVAVELLTR; encoded by the coding sequence ATGAGCAGCCCTGATGCCGACCGGCCGCCGGCGGAGCGCGGCGCGACCCCGGCGGCCGGCGACGCCCGCCGGCGGAGCGCGGTGCTCGACGCGGCCCTGCCGACGTTCGCGCGGTTCGGGTACCGGAAGACCTCGATGGAGGAGGTGGCGCGGGCGGCGCACATCTCCCGCCCGGGGCTCTACTTCCTCTTCTCCTCCAAGGAGGCGCTGTTCCGGGCCGCGGTCACCCAGCTCCTGGAACGGGACCTTGCCGCGGTCGAACGGATCCTGGCCGACAACGGGCGCCCCCTCCCCGAGCGCCTCGTCGGCGCGTTCGACCAGTGGGCGGGCCGCTACGTCGGCCCCCTGGCGCGCGACGTCCGCGACGTCGTCGACGCCCACCCCGACCTGCTCGGCGACATCGCCCGGACCGCGCCGCGCCGCTTCGAGGACCTCCTCACCGACGCGCTCGCCGCGGGGCCGGACCGCGACGCGGCGCCCGACGTCGCGCGGACGATGATCAGCGCGTCGATCGGCCTGAAGCACCAGGCGTCCTCGCGGGAGTTCTTCGTGGCGCGCATGAGGGTCGCCGTGGAACTCCTGACCCGCTGA
- a CDS encoding SDR family NAD(P)-dependent oxidoreductase, translated as MTEPRLITTPFTAASTADDVLRGRDLTGLRAIVTGASSGIGFETARALASAGAEVTLAVRNPAAGDAAAESVGRATGGARPRVARLDLADRASVTRFADGWTGPLHLLVDNAGVVTGGLERTAEGWEAQFATNHLGHFALATGLHRALARGASERDGARIVAVSSTAHMRSGVDFDDLHFVRRAYDPQTAYAQSKTANSLFAVEATRRWASDGVVANAVNPGGVATGLQRNFTPRQRASLDAAEAAGVFTYKTVAQGAATTLVAAVSPEFARSGGHYLDDCQEAYTVPDDAELARHPHGVKAWARDPALAERLWEVSADLVHGGVRGRRA; from the coding sequence ATGACCGAGCCACGACTGATCACCACTCCCTTCACCGCTGCCAGCACCGCCGACGACGTGCTCCGCGGCCGGGACCTGACGGGCCTGCGCGCGATCGTGACGGGCGCGTCCTCCGGCATCGGGTTCGAGACGGCCCGCGCGCTGGCCTCGGCCGGCGCGGAGGTCACCCTCGCGGTCCGGAACCCGGCCGCGGGTGACGCCGCCGCCGAGTCCGTCGGCAGGGCGACCGGGGGAGCGCGCCCCCGGGTCGCGCGGCTCGACCTGGCCGACCGGGCGAGCGTCACGCGGTTCGCCGACGGGTGGACCGGCCCGCTGCACCTCCTGGTCGACAACGCGGGCGTGGTGACCGGCGGCCTCGAACGGACCGCCGAGGGCTGGGAGGCGCAGTTCGCCACCAACCACCTCGGCCACTTCGCCCTCGCCACCGGCCTGCACCGCGCCCTGGCGCGGGGCGCGTCCGAGCGCGACGGCGCGCGGATCGTCGCGGTCAGCTCGACGGCGCACATGCGGTCGGGCGTGGACTTCGACGACCTCCACTTCGTCCGCCGCGCCTACGACCCGCAGACCGCCTACGCCCAGTCGAAGACGGCCAACTCCCTGTTCGCCGTCGAGGCCACCCGGCGGTGGGCGTCGGACGGGGTCGTGGCCAACGCCGTGAACCCCGGCGGCGTGGCCACCGGACTGCAACGGAACTTCACGCCGCGGCAGCGGGCGTCACTGGACGCGGCCGAGGCCGCCGGCGTCTTCACCTACAAGACGGTCGCGCAGGGAGCGGCCACCACTCTGGTCGCGGCGGTGTCCCCCGAGTTCGCCCGATCCGGCGGCCACTACCTCGACGACTGCCAGGAGGCATACACGGTGCCGGACGACGCGGAGCTCGCGCGGCACCCCCACGGCGTCAAGGCGTGGGCGCGCGATCCCGCCCTCGCCGAACGGCTCTGGGAGGTCTCGGCCGACCTGGTGCACGGCGGGGTCCGAGGCCGCCGCGCCTGA
- a CDS encoding inositol monophosphatase family protein, with protein MGNDAGVVGPAPDDAFMAVVEETVRDVVAAEVTPRWRRLAAGDIVEKHGPHDLVTTADRRAEEALTERLPALLPGSVVVGEEAVAADPSLLELLRGDAPVWVVDPVDGTSAFVRGDEGFSTLVSLVRGGEPVASWTYAPQLGLFATARRGQGAYLDGERLRTAADREPLRIWISNPVFRHDEERAALARLEQAGVETVPCTTSAGLAYLEVARGIADGVAFFWEAPWDHSAGLLLVSEAGGASLTPAGEPFRVPGGNRLPFTVARDAATARRVMSTLGVGFAADARGTERAEAAGREGGTR; from the coding sequence ATGGGCAACGATGCAGGTGTGGTCGGGCCGGCTCCGGACGACGCGTTCATGGCCGTGGTCGAGGAGACCGTCAGGGACGTCGTCGCGGCGGAAGTCACCCCGCGCTGGCGGCGCCTGGCCGCGGGCGACATCGTCGAGAAGCACGGCCCGCACGACCTGGTCACCACCGCCGACCGGCGTGCGGAGGAAGCCCTCACCGAGCGGCTGCCCGCCCTGCTGCCGGGGTCGGTCGTGGTCGGCGAGGAGGCCGTCGCCGCGGACCCGTCGCTGCTGGAACTGCTGCGCGGCGACGCCCCGGTGTGGGTGGTCGACCCGGTCGACGGCACCTCGGCGTTCGTCCGTGGCGACGAGGGCTTCTCCACGCTGGTGAGCCTGGTCCGCGGCGGCGAGCCGGTCGCCTCCTGGACGTACGCCCCGCAGTTGGGCCTGTTCGCCACCGCCCGGCGCGGGCAGGGCGCGTACCTCGACGGGGAGCGGCTGCGGACCGCCGCCGACCGCGAGCCGCTGCGGATATGGATCTCCAACCCGGTCTTCCGCCACGACGAGGAGCGCGCCGCGCTGGCCCGCCTGGAGCAGGCCGGTGTCGAGACGGTCCCCTGCACCACCAGCGCGGGCCTGGCCTACCTGGAGGTCGCCCGCGGGATCGCGGACGGGGTGGCCTTCTTCTGGGAGGCGCCCTGGGACCACTCCGCGGGGCTGCTGCTGGTCTCGGAGGCGGGCGGCGCGAGCCTGACGCCTGCCGGCGAGCCGTTCCGCGTGCCCGGCGGCAACCGGCTGCCCTTCACGGTGGCCCGCGACGCGGCGACCGCCCGGCGCGTGATGAGCACCCTGGGCGTCGGCT